In Aegilops tauschii subsp. strangulata cultivar AL8/78 chromosome 3, Aet v6.0, whole genome shotgun sequence, one genomic interval encodes:
- the LOC109764753 gene encoding histone chaperone ASF1B produces MSAVNLTNVAVLNNPTSFVNPFQFEISYECLVALEDDLEWKLIYVGSAEDENYDQQLESVLVGPVNVGTYRFVLEADPPDPSKIREEDIIGVTVLLLTCSYMGQEFIRVGYYVNNDYDDEQLREEPPAKLLIDRVQRNILTDKPRVTKFPINFHPETSGGQQQDQPQSAVPENQTSEGSKASTDL; encoded by the exons atgagcgCGGTGAACTTAACGAACGTGGCGGTGCTGAACAACCCCACCTCTTTCGTCAACCCCTTCCAGTTCGAGATCTCGTACGAGTGCCTCGTCGCCCTCGAGGACG ATCTGGAGTGGAAGCTTATATATGTTGGATCAGCTGAAGATGAGAACTATGATCAGCAACTTGAGAGTGTGCTTGTTGGCCCTGTGAATGTTGGGACATACCGTTTTGTTCTGGAG GCCGACCCCCCTGATCCCTCAAAGATCCGCGAGGAGGACATAATCGGGGTTACAGTGCTTTTGTTGACCTGTTCATACATGGGGCAGGAGTTCATCAGAGTAGGCTACTACGTGAACAATGATTACGACGATGAGCAACTTAGGGAAGAACCCCCAGCGAAGCTGCTGATTGACCGGGTGCAGAGAAATATTTTGACCGACAAGCCCCGAGTCACTAAGTTCCCCATCAATTTCCATCCCGAAACCAGCGGAGGACAGCAGCAAGATCAGCCACAATCAGCTGTACCTGAAAACCAGACAAGCGAAGGGAGCAAGGCCAGCACAGATCTTTGA